A region of the Pseudomonas sp. A34-9 genome:
CAAGCGCAAGCAGTACAACCTGTGAGCGCCCGGCGATGAAACTGGCGATGAAGTTGCGGACCCGATTGTTCTTGAGTATTTCCGCGCTCATCACCGTGGCCTTGCTCGGGCTGCTGCTCGGGCTGGTCAGCGTCATGCAGATGGCGGGAACGCAAGAAGCGTTGGTGCGTAGCAACTTCGTCACCCTCGATCTGGGGCTCAAACTGCGCCAGACCCTGGGTGATCAACTGATCATCATGATGGCTGAAAAGCCCGACCCGGTGGCTTTCGAAGCGTCCAGACAACATTACTTCCAGTTGCTGGATGAGGGCATTGCCCAAGAGCAAGAGGGTGATGGTCGGCAATACGGTTTCAGTCAGGCCAAAGCGGATTACCTGAACTTCCTGCAAGCGTTGGATTTGTCGCGTGACTCCGCCGGCTCGATGAGCACCAGCGCGGACTTCAGAGAGCGTTTCAATACGCTGCGTAACGGCCTGATCGCCGAGCACAAGCATGCGTTGGACAACATCAACGCGGTACAGCGTGAGGCGCGCGACCGCGCCTTGTTGATCGCCGGTCTGCTCGGCTTCGTCGGGTTGGCTGTATTGATCATCGGTTTTATCACGGCTCACGGCATCGCCCGGCGTTTCGGCGCACCAATCGAAGCGCTGGCGAAAGCCGCGGACAATATCGGTCAAGGCAATTTTGAAGTGACCCTGCCGATTTCCTCGGCGATGGAAATGAACCTGCTGACCAAACGCTTCGGCCTGATGGCTGAGGCCCTTCGCGAGCATCAGGCGACCAACGTTGATGAATTGCTCGCCGGCCAGCAACGCTTGCAAGCGGTGCTCGACAGCATCGATGACGGCTTGCTGATGATCGACCGGCAAGGACATCTGGAGCACCTCAATCCGGTCGCTCAGCGCCAACTCGGTTGGGAAGATGACCGCCTCGGCCAAGGACTGGGCACGGCGCTGGAACGCCCGGAGCTGGATGCACAGCTGCAACTGGTGCTGCGCGGCGGCACTCTGGAGCGGGCGCCGGAGGACCTGAGTATCGAAGTCGACGGCGAATCGCGCCTGCTGACTTACAGCCTGACCCCGGTCAGCCACACCCAGGGCCATATCCTCGGCGCGGTAATGGTGTTGCACGATGTCACCGAGCAGCGCGCTTTTGAACGGGTACGCAGTGAGTTCGTCTTGCGTGCCTCCCACGAGCTGCGCACGCCGGTCACCGGCATGCACATGGCGTTCGGCCTGTTCCGCGAACGGGCAAAGTTTCCCGCGGAGTCGCGCGAGGCCGATCTGCTCGACACCGTGAACGAGGAAATGCAGCGCCTAATGCAGTTGATCAATGACCTGCTCAACTTCTCGCGTTATCAGAATGGCCTGCAGAAACTCACGCTGGCCCCGTGCTCCATCGAAGCTTTGCTGGAGCAGGCGCAATTGCGCTTTGCCGATTCGGCGGCGGCCAAGGGCGTCGCCCTGAATGTCGAAGTGCAGGGGCCGTTGCCACGTTTGCAGGCCGATCAGGCGCAACTGGATCGCGTGCTGGATAACTTGATCGACAACGCCTTGCGACATACCGCTCGCGACGGGCAGATCCGCTTGCAGGCACGTCGGCATGGCGAGCGGGTGATTATCAGCGTCGAAGACAATGGCGAAGGCATTGCCTATGGCCAGCAGGGGCGGATCTTCGAACCGTTCGTGCAGGTAGGGCGCAAGAAGGGCGGCGCCGGTCTGGGCTTGGCGCTGTGCAAGGAAATCGTCCAGTTGCATGGTGGACGTATGGGCGTTTACTCACGGCCGGGGCAGGGCACGCAGTTTTATATGGCGCTCGCTGTCTAGGCTTCATCATCCATGCGCCGCCCGGCAAGGCGCCGCCCGCGGGTAATCAGTTCGATGAACTGCACCGCGCTCAGCGCATGGGCGAATAACCAGCCCTGACCGAACTTCACGCCTTCGCTGCTGAGCAATTGCGCTTGTGATTCCAGCTCGATGCCTTCGGCAATCACCTTCAAATCCAGTGCCTGGGCCATGTGAATGATGTGCGGGGCGACGCCGCTGCTGGCCGCGTCATGGCCCAATGCATCGATAAACGCTTTGTCGATTTTCAGGCAATCGACTGGCAATGTTTGCAGGTAGGCGAGGCTGCAATAGCCGGTGCCGAAGTCGTCGATCAACACCTGATGGCCAACGTTGCGCAAGGCTTGCAGGTTCTCCCGCGCCACCACCACATCAATCAAGCCACGTTCGGTGACCTCGAAGGCAATCTGCCGCGCCGCAACGCGATGCAGGGTGAGCAGCCGCGCCATGACCTGGCCGATGCGCGGCACCATCACATCGCAAGCTGCCAGGTTGACCGAGATGTACAGCTGCGGATTGGCGCGCAGCAACTGGCCCAGTTGCTCCAGCAGACGCTGCAGGACGAAGTCGGTCATCTGGCGGATCTGCCCGGTGTTTTCCGCCAAGGGAATAAACAGGTCGGGGCTGGTCAGTGTGCCATCGGGTCGGCGCCAGCGCAGCAAGGCTTCGGCGCCGACGCAATTGCGGCTGTCGAGGTCGAAGATCGGTTGGTAGAGCACCTGCAATTCGCCTCGACGGATCGCGCCGTGGAGTTCTGCATCCAGCGACTGGCGCTGGCGCACCAGGAGAAAGGTGAGAAAACCGACAATGACACCGGCCACCAGACAGACCGGGATCATCCACCACCAGACGGCGGGGATGTGCATGCCGGTGCGTGGCGTGATCAGTACCAATTGATATTCCGGGTTGTCGGTGGGCATGCGGTAGATCAGCCGCGTTTGCGTGACTTGCAGGGCATCTCGGCTTTTCGGTGGCCAGTGCTCCGTGGGCGGCCAGTCCTGGGCCGTGCCGAGTACCGGAATCGCGCGGGAGCCATGGTCGAGTACCACCAACAGGCTGCTGCCGGGCGACAGATCAACCATGTCGGTCAAATGTCCACGCGAAGTGGCCACACGGAAATTTCCCCGACCGAGCATCAGCGCTGCGCGGTTTTCATCGGGTTCGGTGGTGGTGTTCAGCCAATAGCTGTAGGTCGGGCCTTTGATATCGGGTGCGCGGACCACCGACAGACCTTCCTGGCGCGGACGGTTCGAGCAGATCCGCGAGGCGTCCATATAAGCCGCTTCATAGACGAAGCGATAATTGAAGGTGACTTGCTGCAGGGTGGCGATCATTTCATCGTCACAACTGCGCAACGGCTGGGCTTCGAGATCGTCGAGGCTTTCGCGCAACTGGCCGAACAATTGTTCGAGGCGGGCGAGGAAACGCTCGCCTTGCGCGTTCATTTCCTGGCTTTCGCTTTGCTCGACCTGGCGCATTGCCACGAACATACCGCCGGCGATCAGCAGGCTGGCACTGAGGACAGCCGCGATCATCGCCAAAAACCAGGGGCGATAAAACCAGCTACGCAGCGTCTCTCGGGTAGCAACCATCATGGAATATCCGAAGAATTACCAATGAGTTATAGCTGCTGATTGCAATTTCGCCCTGACCGTCGGGCGGGCGTCATTATTTTGTCTGATTGAGTACCAGCAATAGCGCGGCTGTTTGCGCATCTGGCGTGCCATCGAAGCGCGAAGGGCGGAAGTGCATCTGGAACGCCGCAAGGACGTGGCGCGTGGCGACGTCCAGCTCGCCGGTCTGCGGTGTGTCATAACCCAAGTGCGCCAGTTGCGCCTGAAACCAGCTGATGCTCGGCAGTTCGCTGCTGTTGAGCAGCATTTGCTGGCGCGCCACTGCCTGTTCGTTCGGCCAGACGCCCAAGCCTTCGGCAGCGAGACGTTTCCACGGGAACAGTGGCCCCGGATCAAGTTTGCGCAGCGGTGCGATGTCGCTGTGACCGATGATGTGGCGCGGGCTGATGCCGTTGCGTTTGCTGATGTCTTTGAGCAGGGCGATCAACGATTGGATCTGCGCCTCGCTGTACGGATACCACAGACGCCCGGTCGGCGTGTCCTTGAAGCCCGGATTGACGATTTCGATGCCGATCGAGCTGGAGTTGAGCCAGGTGCGCCCCTGCCATTGGCTTTCGCCGGCGTGCCAGGCGCGTTGGTTTTCATCCATGAGTTTGTAGACGGTACCGCCCTTGTCATCGCCGATCAGGTAATGGCTGCTGACCTCGCCGTGGGTCAGTAATTGCAGCGAGCGCTCCAGTGAGGCCGACGTGTAATGGACGATCACAAACTGGATGCGACTGTCGTAATTGGCCGAAGGATGGCTGATGTCGTAATGCGGGCTGCTGGAGCAACCGGCCAGAACGAGCAGCGACGCGAGGAAGGCAAAGAATTTCATGGCAGAAGGCAGTACACGCAAGACAGTAATGCAACAGTGTAACGTACTGCCTTGCGTCTCGACGGTCAGCGGGCGGATTTAAACAAAATGGAACAATTTGCTCAGCCCAGCTCGACCCGGTTGCGTCCTGCATTTTTTGCGCGGTAAAGCGCCTGATCGGCTCTTTTCAACACCAGATCACTGTGTTCTCCGGCACGAAATGTCGCCAGGCCCATGGAAATGGTGATCGTCACCCGCTCACCCTTGAAGTGGAAAGGGCAGGCTTCGATCGCTGCGCGCAGCGTTTCCAGGAGCTTGGCGCCGACCGCAGGCGGGGTGGCCGGCAGCAGCAAGACGAACTCCTCACCGCCGAAACGGGCAATGAAGTCAGATCCGCGCAGGCGTTTGCGCAGCACCGTGGCAATGATTTTCAGCACCTTGTCGCCAGCCAGATGGCCGTAGTTGTCATTGATCCGTTTGAAGTGATCAAGGTCGAGCATGGCCAGGCTCAGCGTGTTGCCGTGCTGCTGCCACTGCTTGATTTCATGCTCGAGGCGCTCGCTCCACGCGGCGCGGTTGGGCAGGCCGGTGAGTGGGTCGATCAAGGCTTTCTGGCGCTGTTCTTCGAGGTGCTCGCGGAATCCCTGGGCTTCCTGCTCCATATGCGCCACGCGTTCGGACAGACCTTTGAGCCGCGCCGCCACTTCCTGCTCGCGGGCGTCGCGCTGCTTCTGGTGCTGATCCATGGTGCCGAGCAGGCCTTCGAGATGGTTTTCCAGCACTTGCTTGAGGTCGTCCAGGTCGGCGGCTTCCTGCATGCTGGTCTGCAAGCCGTCGACTTGCTCGCGGATCTGCGTGTCCATGGCCCGCGCCGCCGAACTGTTGTCGGCGTGGCCGTCGCTGGCAGCTTGCAGATTGCTCTGGAACGCTTCGAGGCGTTCGTTGAGTTGCTGCAGATAAGCTTCGAATTCGTGCTGGCCGCTGTCGGTGATCGCCAGCATCAATGTTGCAAGATCGTCGAGGATCGGGATCAGTTCGTACCAGTTCAACCCGTGTTTGAGCCGCTCGCGCATAGCTTCGGCTTGCGGGCGGTGGCGTTCAGGCAGGGTCAGGTCGTCGAGGAGACCGATGAGGGTGTCTTCGATGTGCTTGGCCACCGAACTGTAGGACGGCTCCGGGGAATCTGGCAGGGCGAACAGGATGTCGTGCTCGGATTGATCCGGATCGATGGCGGCCAGCGCCTGCGCGATGGGTTCGGGCAGCGGCAGGCTATCGAGGATCAGTGGCGATGTATCACCGGGGTGAATCAGTTCATCAGGATTGATGGCGGTAAGCGTGGTTGGAGTCTGAGCGGGAGCCGGGGCGAAAACAGGCTCGGGTTCGAAGCGCTCTGCTTGAAGCTCAATCGGGTCACTGCTGCCTTCGCTGCCGACCGTGGGTGGCACGAAGGCAACCACTGCTGCCGATTCCAGTTGAGTCCGGGCGTCTGGCATTGTTGTTTCGACAGGCGCAACTGCTTCGCTGGCAGCCGCTGCCATCACGGGTTCAATCGTCGCGACAGGGGCGGGCTGTGCGGTTTCTGCTGCGGGTGACGGTGCGGCAAGCGGTTGCAGCGGTGGCGCGGCTTGAAGCGGCGCGGGTGATTCTGTCGCTGGGGCTTCTTCGCTGTCGCGGCTTCCGAACAAACGCTGCAACAGACCCGGGCGCCCCGGCTCTGCCGGAGTGTCCA
Encoded here:
- a CDS encoding KinB sensor domain-containing domain, producing the protein MKLAMKLRTRLFLSISALITVALLGLLLGLVSVMQMAGTQEALVRSNFVTLDLGLKLRQTLGDQLIIMMAEKPDPVAFEASRQHYFQLLDEGIAQEQEGDGRQYGFSQAKADYLNFLQALDLSRDSAGSMSTSADFRERFNTLRNGLIAEHKHALDNINAVQREARDRALLIAGLLGFVGLAVLIIGFITAHGIARRFGAPIEALAKAADNIGQGNFEVTLPISSAMEMNLLTKRFGLMAEALREHQATNVDELLAGQQRLQAVLDSIDDGLLMIDRQGHLEHLNPVAQRQLGWEDDRLGQGLGTALERPELDAQLQLVLRGGTLERAPEDLSIEVDGESRLLTYSLTPVSHTQGHILGAVMVLHDVTEQRAFERVRSEFVLRASHELRTPVTGMHMAFGLFRERAKFPAESREADLLDTVNEEMQRLMQLINDLLNFSRYQNGLQKLTLAPCSIEALLEQAQLRFADSAAAKGVALNVEVQGPLPRLQADQAQLDRVLDNLIDNALRHTARDGQIRLQARRHGERVIISVEDNGEGIAYGQQGRIFEPFVQVGRKKGGAGLGLALCKEIVQLHGGRMGVYSRPGQGTQFYMALAV
- a CDS encoding diguanylate cyclase, with amino-acid sequence MSDDAQRWKEKYLKSIEQQDKLERRWAARLDLLRRGLVRSTLAAEGTDKVVDQCMKEMRDVVRTDDMDAGLAALLPRLEKAVLDSEQRRETRIDQVSTALTSLVTQLQALPLPREVAQPLKKFAKQLDSRVGSAREMPLLLSELSGLQGKALSQLDTPAEPGRPGLLQRLFGSRDSEEAPATESPAPLQAAPPLQPLAAPSPAAETAQPAPVATIEPVMAAAASEAVAPVETTMPDARTQLESAAVVAFVPPTVGSEGSSDPIELQAERFEPEPVFAPAPAQTPTTLTAINPDELIHPGDTSPLILDSLPLPEPIAQALAAIDPDQSEHDILFALPDSPEPSYSSVAKHIEDTLIGLLDDLTLPERHRPQAEAMRERLKHGLNWYELIPILDDLATLMLAITDSGQHEFEAYLQQLNERLEAFQSNLQAASDGHADNSSAARAMDTQIREQVDGLQTSMQEAADLDDLKQVLENHLEGLLGTMDQHQKQRDAREQEVAARLKGLSERVAHMEQEAQGFREHLEEQRQKALIDPLTGLPNRAAWSERLEHEIKQWQQHGNTLSLAMLDLDHFKRINDNYGHLAGDKVLKIIATVLRKRLRGSDFIARFGGEEFVLLLPATPPAVGAKLLETLRAAIEACPFHFKGERVTITISMGLATFRAGEHSDLVLKRADQALYRAKNAGRNRVELG
- a CDS encoding EAL domain-containing protein, which encodes MVATRETLRSWFYRPWFLAMIAAVLSASLLIAGGMFVAMRQVEQSESQEMNAQGERFLARLEQLFGQLRESLDDLEAQPLRSCDDEMIATLQQVTFNYRFVYEAAYMDASRICSNRPRQEGLSVVRAPDIKGPTYSYWLNTTTEPDENRAALMLGRGNFRVATSRGHLTDMVDLSPGSSLLVVLDHGSRAIPVLGTAQDWPPTEHWPPKSRDALQVTQTRLIYRMPTDNPEYQLVLITPRTGMHIPAVWWWMIPVCLVAGVIVGFLTFLLVRQRQSLDAELHGAIRRGELQVLYQPIFDLDSRNCVGAEALLRWRRPDGTLTSPDLFIPLAENTGQIRQMTDFVLQRLLEQLGQLLRANPQLYISVNLAACDVMVPRIGQVMARLLTLHRVAARQIAFEVTERGLIDVVVARENLQALRNVGHQVLIDDFGTGYCSLAYLQTLPVDCLKIDKAFIDALGHDAASSGVAPHIIHMAQALDLKVIAEGIELESQAQLLSSEGVKFGQGWLFAHALSAVQFIELITRGRRLAGRRMDDEA
- a CDS encoding N-acetylmuramoyl-L-alanine amidase, which encodes MKFFAFLASLLVLAGCSSSPHYDISHPSANYDSRIQFVIVHYTSASLERSLQLLTHGEVSSHYLIGDDKGGTVYKLMDENQRAWHAGESQWQGRTWLNSSSIGIEIVNPGFKDTPTGRLWYPYSEAQIQSLIALLKDISKRNGISPRHIIGHSDIAPLRKLDPGPLFPWKRLAAEGLGVWPNEQAVARQQMLLNSSELPSISWFQAQLAHLGYDTPQTGELDVATRHVLAAFQMHFRPSRFDGTPDAQTAALLLVLNQTK